The following proteins are encoded in a genomic region of Magnolia sinica isolate HGM2019 chromosome 1, MsV1, whole genome shotgun sequence:
- the LOC131249303 gene encoding uncharacterized protein LOC131249303, which yields MASQEEDLAALPTPKVPALRPTPPVNPTDSLATATMNEMAQNLKQGVDHPSTKFRDLCPFPNTRVRKNFEVPKFKRYDGNGCPVAHLKALYRELNAIAGNDGALIGLFQNSFKGDTLDWYMSLDSHQIRTWERLSQAFIDRFSYNLNMAPRRADLDPLRQKADELLFAYVGRWWAMVARMRNPIDDEEQISIIVHSANPNISGYLISYPYMNFPQLIQAGE from the exons ATGGCTAGCCAAGAAGAAGACCTAGCAGCTTTGCCAACTCCTAAAGTACCGGCACTTAGGCCGACACCTCCAGTGAATCCCACAGATTCACTAGCTACTGCAACCATGAATGAGATGGCTCAAAATCTCAAG caaggagtggatcatccatccaccaaattcagggaTTTATGTCCCTTTCCAAATACCAGGGTACGTAaaaactttgaggtaccaaaGTTCAAGAGATACGATGGTAATGGGTGCCCTGTAGCACATTTGAAAGCCCTTTATAGGGAGCTCAACGCGATCGCAGGGAATGACGGAGCATTGATAGGACTCTTCCAAAACTCCTTTAAGGGTGACACTTTGGATTGGTATATGTCACTCGACAGCCATCAGATTAGGACTTGGGAAAGGCTCTCCCAGGCATTCATTGATCGATTCTCTTACAATCTGAACATGGCTCCGAGAAGAGCAGACTTAGATCCCTTGAGACAAAAAGCTGACGAATTATTGTTCGCATATGTGGGACGTTGGTGGGCCATGGTTGCCAGgatgagaaaccccatcgatgatGAGGAACAAATTTCTATAATAGTTCATTCGGCGAATCCGAACATCTCCGGATACCTAATCTCGTACCCATACATGAACTTCCCTCAACTCATCCAGGCTGGAGAATAG